In Trichomycterus rosablanca isolate fTriRos1 chromosome 5, fTriRos1.hap1, whole genome shotgun sequence, the sequence tgtgttcgatcctcaggtggggcggtccaggtcctttctgtgtggagtttgcatattctccccatgtccgcgtgggttttttccgggtcctccggtttcctctcacagtccaaagacgtgcaagtgaggtgaattggagataataaattgtccatgactgtgttcgatataaccttgtgaactgatgaaccttgtttaataagtaactactgttcctgtcatgaatgtaaccaaagtgtaaaacatgccgttaaaatcctaataaacaaacaaacaagtcatGCAACCCTTTTCTGTGATTTCTGTGAAggatattgtttaaaatgttacacaGGCAGAGCTATGTGAATCCTAGTGCTAATGATCAAAACAGTATATCTTTTCTTCAGATATTTCAGATGTTTCACACATTTTTTTGAACTAACAATGTttgttttcctttcagttacGTTGGAAACCTATCTAGGGATGTTACAGAGAACTTAATTCTTCAGTTGTTTACCCAGATTGGTCCCTGTAAGAGTTGTAAAATGATAACAGAGGTAAGCAGCCACTGTAACATATTCTTCTGTTGTAACATATTGTAACATGTTCTTCTAAATATGATCCATtctgttaaaatgtatttttgacCATTTTAATTCTTTAAGAGCATCATGAATGGTTTAAGTGGTTATTATTAACTTGGGCTTTGGGGGAAATGTATGAAAAATAAACTGTTGTCTTTTGTAACAATGAGTGTTCTTGCTGTTTTGTTTTCTCAGCGACTGGATAACATTGGCTTTTCTGTATTGCAGCACACAAGCAATGACCCGTATTGCTTTGTAGAGTTTTATGAGCACAGGGATGCAGCAGCTGCTCTAGCAGCAATGAACGGGCGGAAGATATTGGGAAAGGTACTTACTGCTGTTCTCGTGCATGTACTAAATATTGCTGGGTCATGGCATTACTTTATATTAAAATACTGTTGTGTTTAAACCCATTGCAGGAGGTCAAAGTAAACTGGGCAACAACTCCAAGCAGTCAAAAGAAAGATACATCCAGtaagtgtttatttacattatgcACTACTTTATGGATTTATGTATAATTACCCTTAAAAACAAGGACAGTAATGTTACTCTGTTTGATGAAACTGATAAAGTCTTTCTGTTCAGATCATTTCCATGTTTTTGTTGGAGACTTGAGTCCTGAGATCACCACAGATGATATCAGAGCTGCTTTTGCTCCCTTTGGAAAGATCTCGTAAGTACCGAGAGCTTTGGCTCTCTATGCTTTATACACGGATAATAACATACTAGTTTGAGATGTTTATGTAACAGTTTGTATTTCACAGAAGTTTTGTAAAGAAAGCAACATTATCTTTTATAGTTGTTGTAGGTTTGGTAAGACTGCAGTTCTAAAACAATGTTAGTGTAACTTGAACACATCCACACATGTTCTTCCCTTCCCCAAACCAGTAGAGCTGCTAAGTGTTTAGGACCTAAGGGTGAAATTAGATGATTAATGTATTTTAGAGCCTGTTCTAAAAGTGTTTAAGGTTTGTTCTTAAAAAGATTAACTGCACCACTACTCTTCCCTGATATGGTAAGTTCTAACTGTTTACTATTAAAACAGTTTTAATGTATGGTGTCAATTGTTGCTGTGCATCTAAAACATTTCAGATTCTTCTTTAGCTTTGAGTGTCAGTTAATAGCACTCTGGTTATTTTACAGAAATGCTCATAGGATTGGACAGGAGCTTGAAGGCTAACAGCAAGGAACTGTGCACACTGGCAACTCAGATGTAGATTTTTTTCTATTACTCTTTGCTTTTTAAATTCATATTTTGCAATATTTTGTATTAACGCTAAAGTAGTGTAGCTTTTAACAATCTACCAGTATTTATTGAACTTGTGATGAGTGATGTTTTTTTATGGATTGATCAGTTGTGTTAATAGtcttattttttgaaagttctgAAAATGTCAATTTTTCGAAATTTGCAGCTTCCCAAACTCCATATTGGTGATAAAGAATTGACcaggaaaaataaagaaatctgTTAACAGGCCATGTATGCCGTTTAattcctttttttctctttttgatATTTCTGTGTATCTCTGTTGGTAGGATTAAAGAAAACAGCAGCTGTTAGGAATGCATGGTGAACAAAAATAGATTCTGTTTGTATTAGTTAGTAACTTTGACAAGTATGAAACTGTAAAACCTAGTGTGTACAGACAGTATTGGAAGTCTTGAATGAGCAGGAGTGTTTTAAACCTGTAGTGTAGGTTGCatgtatttatactttatagCATATTTTTCAGAAGATGCAGTGAATAAGTATTGTTAATTCATTAGTTTATTTAGGGCTCTATGAGAATATTTCACAGTACTGTGTGTggaaggtggggggggggggtgtttttcattttttttaccatgctGACTGATTTAAAGTGAACTAAGTTGTTTGCTTTATTATATTCTTTCAGGGATGCTCGTGTGGTGAAGGATATGACAACAGGGAAATCAAAGGGGTATGGATTTGTGTCCTTCTATAACAAACTGGTAAGGCTCCAGCTCAGGAACACAAAGTGAAGGTTATTTctatttctgtttattatatCTATTATGACACATTTCAATTAAATTCAGATGAAATTCTAGTGATTCCCGCGATTAAAAGCATTGTAATTATATCATAACTAATTATTGTAAtcttagtttatttattcactttgttcaacattttaactttatttaacaataaagcCAAAAGGACTTGATAAATAACAGGCTACCAGTGTAGCATAGGATTTACTCCATTCCATTATGTAAAAGACCCATCAGGTAACCTTGTGTGTTTCTTTTATTGCTAGGATGCAGAGAATGCCATAGTACAAATGGGTGGTCAGTGGTTGGGTGGAAGGCAGATCCGGACCAACTGGGCCACTCGGAAACCCCCTACCCCTAAAAATGCTCAAGACGGTAAGTAGTTCTCTTGCATTCTCTGTATTTTACCACATTGATTAGGTCAGGTCTGATACTGAAGGTCTGCACAAAATAAGTCGATACAAGTGCATACAAAGTAAACCTGAACAAAACTTAATGGGAGCGAGTTGTAAACAACAGGGCCGTTAACTgtaatgtgtctttatttgcaaATATCATTTGTGTTAACAGCTAATTAAAGGTCGCTGGAATGGTCACATTTGCAGTAGGAACTTATATATTCTGCTGTTTGCAGTGTTGTCATACATAGTGAGCCATAATCTCCATTTTTATTATTCAGTTCTAATTATGTTTATTTTGCCCATTAATACACAATTCTAAGAAACATTATTACCCATAGTTATTTTACCCAATAGATAACTCTCCTGTCCATTTTGAGAAAATAACATTCCACATTCTTATATAACTCAATTGAATTGATTTGTTTTCCCATATCCTTGTCAGTTTAACCTTCACCACCATGTCTAGACCAATAAAACTAGCATAAAACACTGATTCCTGCCGTGTATATTATGTGATAACATGCCAttataaaaagaaacaaacaaaaaacaccaCTATGCCCTTTGCCATTTTTACTTTACTTCACCAGCACATTCTGCAGTGTTTGGTACTCTAATTTCCAAATATTAGAACTTCCCTTGTTTCAGTTTTCTACTGTCCATTATAATCTCCAGTAATACTTAAGTGTTTTGCATTTATCGGTATGCTAGATTCATTCGCAGCCTCCTCGATATGACACATCAGCTCTTGCAGTTATTTCTGTTGATGTGACAATACGATATCATCAGCATGCCTGAGATGTGCTTCCAGCTAATGTCCTTCCCACCAATCCTGAATCCTTAAGCAAATCCTTAAATATAAACTGATACACAAAATACTTACTCATATTTGTATAAATAGAAAGACATGAAATACTATATAGTGAATGTGAGTCATGCTATTTGCATAAAGGAAATAACTCAATTGGTACATTACCATTACTGCTTTTTATGAACTCTCTGTTCATTAACACacagttttcttttcttttattaagaGTTAGATCCGAGGTTAGATTTTTTTGGAAACGTGCATATTGTTAGTTGGTTTTCATttgaaaatattatatatttttttggaaatgtcAGGCAGTCCAAAGCAGCTGAGATATGAAGATGTTGTCAACCAGTCTAGTCCTCAGAACTGCACCGTGTACTGCGGTGGCATCCAGGCAGGGCTCACAGGTAAGATAATTTCTGTGTTATGAGATTGCATGTTTACATGTATAGTATATAACTGGTCTTTTTCCCAACTACAGACCATCTAATGAGGCAGACATTTTCACCTTTTGGACAAATAATGGAAATCAGAGTTTTCCCAGAAAAAGGCTATTCTTTTATCAGGTATGTTGGACTCAGGTATCAGGTATTGACCTGTTTTTTTCCTGTATGTTTTAAGCTAATTTATGGATAAtaattttggatttttttttttatccaaagcaactttattgttttatccaagcagttgagggttaagggctttgctcaagaaCACAACAGTggtctggcagatgtggggcttgaaccatttcGATTACTGAAATACCACTGGCCAATAAAATGGTCATGAGAAGaaaattagatagatggatagacggatagatagatggatagacggatagatagatagatagatagtctgatagatagatagatagatagatagatagatagatagatagatagatagatagatagatagatagatagatagatagacagacagacagacagacagacagacaccttTTTATCCTAAAGGAACTTATTGGGTTAATAATTAAACTTAAGGATACCTGCAGCCACTGCAACAACAAGAGGACAGCTTAGAGTTTATTAAGTTAACAATTGTTATTTTATGCACATACAAGGCTCATtatattgtacagtataatgtgAAATGAATCAAGATAAAAATTACACTTTCTTTCCATTAGATGGCACCAAATAACAGTTGTCCTTTTGGCTCTATGAAGAGCTACATTTAGTTTGTGTTGAGAGTGTACACTGCCTTTTTTACCtcttatttgttaaatataaagGATTAACTACGTCA encodes:
- the tial1 gene encoding nucleolysin TIAR isoform X1, with the translated sequence MEDESNPKTLYVGNLSRDVTENLILQLFTQIGPCKSCKMITERLDNIGFSVLQHTSNDPYCFVEFYEHRDAAAALAAMNGRKILGKEVKVNWATTPSSQKKDTSNHFHVFVGDLSPEITTDDIRAAFAPFGKISDARVVKDMTTGKSKGYGFVSFYNKLDAENAIVQMGGQWLGGRQIRTNWATRKPPTPKNAQDGSPKQLRYEDVVNQSSPQNCTVYCGGIQAGLTDHLMRQTFSPFGQIMEIRVFPEKGYSFIRFSSHESAAHAIVSVNGTTIEGHIVKCYWGKESPDMTKNVPPVTEQVDFGQWGHWNQVYGNPQQYGQYVTNGWQVPSYGMYGQTWNQQGFGVEQSQSPAWMGGFGTQPSQAQPGPVMNQANFGMAGYQTQ
- the tial1 gene encoding nucleolysin TIAR isoform X2, coding for MEDESNPKTLYVGNLSRDVTENLILQLFTQIGPCKSCKMITEHTSNDPYCFVEFYEHRDAAAALAAMNGRKILGKEVKVNWATTPSSQKKDTSNHFHVFVGDLSPEITTDDIRAAFAPFGKISDARVVKDMTTGKSKGYGFVSFYNKLDAENAIVQMGGQWLGGRQIRTNWATRKPPTPKNAQDGSPKQLRYEDVVNQSSPQNCTVYCGGIQAGLTDHLMRQTFSPFGQIMEIRVFPEKGYSFIRFSSHESAAHAIVSVNGTTIEGHIVKCYWGKESPDMTKNVPPVTEQVDFGQWGHWNQVYGNPQQYGQYVTNGWQVPSYGMYGQTWNQQGFGVEQSQSPAWMGGFGTQPSQAQPGPVMNQANFGMAGYQTQ
- the tial1 gene encoding nucleolysin TIAR isoform X3, giving the protein MITERLDNIGFSVLQHTSNDPYCFVEFYEHRDAAAALAAMNGRKILGKEVKVNWATTPSSQKKDTSNHFHVFVGDLSPEITTDDIRAAFAPFGKISDARVVKDMTTGKSKGYGFVSFYNKLDAENAIVQMGGQWLGGRQIRTNWATRKPPTPKNAQDGSPKQLRYEDVVNQSSPQNCTVYCGGIQAGLTDHLMRQTFSPFGQIMEIRVFPEKGYSFIRFSSHESAAHAIVSVNGTTIEGHIVKCYWGKESPDMTKNVPPVTEQVDFGQWGHWNQVYGNPQQYGQYVTNGWQVPSYGMYGQTWNQQGFGVEQSQSPAWMGGFGTQPSQAQPGPVMNQANFGMAGYQTQ